One genomic segment of Stigmatella erecta includes these proteins:
- a CDS encoding DUF4382 domain-containing protein translates to MTTLRSLLSSLLLATGVLGLAACGDDSTARVTVKLTDAPGDNFEKAVVTITKVYLKGSEDVVLLDEPVTVNLLTLANDAADLVKDAEVPQGTYRELRFVISGGYIQVNEDGQSRIYATSPNYAGLPEGTRADGELHMPSASSSGLKVKFDKDADVTITSEDTQKVILVDFDVAQSFGRAAGNSGRWVMGPVIKGADLQFSGNVKATLALGTGVQLPGGDTPLELSAFSAVLINADGSRETLPFSASPDGLFVANFKFLLPGTYQVDVVAPAGVSFTTAPSHPASATIGSGAETAVNFTLTSVSR, encoded by the coding sequence ATGACGACCCTCCGTTCCCTGCTTTCCAGCCTGCTGCTTGCCACCGGCGTTCTTGGCCTGGCGGCCTGCGGCGATGACTCCACGGCCCGTGTCACGGTGAAGCTGACCGACGCGCCGGGGGACAACTTCGAGAAGGCGGTGGTCACGATCACCAAGGTGTATCTGAAGGGCAGTGAAGACGTGGTGCTGCTCGACGAGCCGGTGACGGTCAACCTGCTCACCCTGGCCAATGACGCGGCGGACCTGGTGAAGGACGCGGAGGTTCCCCAGGGCACCTACCGCGAGCTGCGCTTCGTCATCTCGGGCGGCTATATCCAGGTGAACGAGGACGGGCAGAGCCGCATCTACGCCACCTCGCCCAACTACGCGGGGCTGCCCGAGGGCACCCGGGCCGATGGCGAGCTGCACATGCCGAGCGCCAGCAGCTCGGGCCTCAAGGTGAAGTTCGACAAGGACGCGGACGTCACCATCACCAGCGAGGACACCCAGAAGGTCATCCTCGTGGACTTCGACGTGGCGCAGAGCTTCGGCCGGGCCGCCGGCAACTCGGGCCGGTGGGTGATGGGGCCCGTCATCAAGGGCGCGGACCTCCAGTTCTCGGGCAACGTGAAGGCCACGTTGGCACTGGGCACCGGTGTGCAGCTGCCCGGCGGTGACACCCCGCTGGAGCTGAGCGCCTTCTCCGCCGTGCTCATCAACGCGGACGGCAGCCGTGAGACGTTGCCCTTCAGCGCCAGCCCGGACGGCCTCTTCGTGGCGAACTTCAAGTTCCTGCTGCCCGGCACCTACCAGGTGGACGTGGTGGCGCCCGCGGGCGTGAGCTTCACCACGGCCCCCAGCCACCCCGCGTCCGCCACCATCGGCTCGGGGGCCGAGACGGCCGTGAACTTCACCCTCACCTCCGTCTCCCGCTAA
- a CDS encoding sigma-54-dependent Fis family transcriptional regulator yields the protein MRVEDLDIRELLEVDAERGEVRFAGRKVLILDAVAMGLLRKQLVDSFGLSAARAVLTRFGFVHGWRMAEAMHAELTWDSEEAWRNAGGVIHMLQGHLRLAPESDPLSPRGATLESSYEAEQHLLHLGQAEAPVCWTLCGIGSGYLSRTLGQEVFVLEDRCQGQGDAACHVRGQTRLEWGEALGPHLPFFQEGGIEAALPALSGALKRTERKLREKQRALARLAQAPGDPSGLIARGPAMRRVLDLARRMAKVESTVFLTGESGVGKERVARLIHEVSARAAGPFLALNCGAIPETLLESELFGHARGAFTGAVQDRPGLFEAAHGGTLFLDEVGELPLGVQAKLLRALQERQVRRVGENRTRPIEARILAATNRELAEEVAAGRFRKDLYYRLRVIELRVPPLRERREDILPLARELLAEAAQRMQRSLAGLTAPAADQLVRHDWPGNVRELANAMERAAALAQGRRAELEDLPEDVRQAQAPPPASGEGQTLEAIEKAAILAALERNAGHQGRTAAQLGIGATTLYRKLKQYKRRTGRP from the coding sequence ATGCGCGTGGAAGACCTCGATATCCGGGAGCTGCTGGAGGTGGATGCGGAGCGGGGGGAGGTCCGCTTCGCGGGGCGCAAGGTGCTCATCCTGGATGCGGTGGCCATGGGCCTGCTGCGCAAGCAGTTGGTGGACTCCTTCGGGCTGTCGGCCGCGCGCGCGGTGCTCACACGCTTCGGCTTCGTGCACGGCTGGCGCATGGCGGAGGCGATGCACGCCGAGCTCACCTGGGACAGCGAGGAGGCGTGGCGCAACGCCGGAGGCGTCATCCACATGCTGCAGGGCCACCTCCGGCTGGCACCGGAGAGCGATCCGCTCTCGCCCCGGGGCGCCACCCTGGAGTCCTCCTATGAAGCGGAGCAGCACCTGCTGCACCTGGGCCAGGCCGAGGCCCCGGTGTGCTGGACCCTCTGCGGCATCGGGAGCGGGTACCTCAGCCGCACCCTGGGCCAGGAAGTCTTTGTCCTGGAGGACCGGTGCCAGGGCCAGGGGGACGCGGCGTGCCACGTCCGGGGCCAGACGCGCCTGGAGTGGGGCGAGGCACTCGGGCCGCACTTGCCCTTTTTCCAGGAGGGGGGCATCGAGGCGGCGCTGCCCGCGCTGTCCGGCGCCCTCAAGCGCACCGAGCGCAAGCTCCGGGAGAAGCAGCGCGCCCTGGCCCGTCTCGCCCAGGCGCCCGGGGATCCCTCCGGCCTCATCGCGCGGGGCCCCGCGATGCGGCGGGTGCTGGACCTGGCCCGGCGGATGGCGAAGGTGGAGTCCACGGTCTTCCTCACGGGCGAGAGCGGTGTGGGCAAGGAGCGGGTGGCACGGCTCATCCACGAGGTGTCCGCGCGGGCGGCGGGGCCTTTCCTGGCCCTCAACTGTGGGGCCATCCCCGAGACCCTGCTCGAGAGCGAGCTGTTTGGCCACGCGCGGGGCGCCTTCACCGGCGCCGTCCAGGACCGTCCGGGCCTCTTCGAGGCGGCCCATGGCGGCACCCTCTTCCTCGATGAGGTGGGGGAGCTGCCGCTTGGCGTGCAGGCGAAGCTGCTACGGGCCCTCCAGGAGCGTCAGGTGCGGCGGGTGGGGGAGAACCGCACCCGGCCCATCGAGGCGCGCATCCTCGCGGCCACCAACCGGGAGCTCGCCGAGGAGGTGGCGGCGGGGCGGTTCCGCAAGGATCTCTACTACCGCCTGCGGGTGATTGAGCTGCGCGTGCCTCCGCTGCGCGAGCGGCGGGAAGACATCCTGCCCCTGGCGAGGGAGTTGCTCGCGGAGGCCGCCCAGCGCATGCAACGGTCCCTGGCTGGACTGACGGCCCCGGCCGCCGATCAGCTCGTGCGCCATGACTGGCCCGGAAATGTCCGGGAGCTCGCGAATGCCATGGAGCGGGCGGCGGCCCTGGCTCAGGGCCGCCGTGCGGAGCTGGAGGACCTGCCCGAGGATGTCCGCCAGGCGCAGGCGCCTCCGCCAGCCTCCGGGGAGGGCCAGACGTTGGAGGCCATCGAGAAGGCCGCCATCCTGGCCGCGCTCGAGCGCAACGCGGGCCACCAGGGGCGGACCGCGGCCCAGCTCGGCATTGGAGCGACGACGCTCTACCGCAAGCTCAAACAGTACAAGCGCCGCACCGGGCGTCCGTGA
- a CDS encoding sulfatase-like hydrolase/transferase, translated as METGSPRAYLLPALGWCLLHGLGALPLFGAELLRAIERAPADPRAALAVGAFVQALFLGLVAFTATLPFLVLRRGYVWAASLVTALLLAFLVLDSLVHASMGFHVNGLVIAVAMQASAIGETGLRREEVVEIAAIGAVVLAVDVWVGAWVMRRFATPRGPWRWVLGLVLLWGAERVTTAYLLFSAGESVQAAATILPLQPPVRMNRILASLTGRPASQGLRFGATPQAGTSAAKVAPSEVRFTRRPDVVLFLAESLRADFFTPEVMPLMSRRAEGGTTFLRHYSAASSTDYSLFSLFYSLDAQRRDAVMGAGQTPLLFPVLRQNGYRVALLAASSVDWMGLKDTVFRDVRDGLITNYEGKHRVKDAAMVEDARRILRDTPADQPLFLFVFFVGTHFNYDYPPRAAVFSPAWDGKGSLSATQIPAGQLRARAQNAAYEVDLKIDELLTEMEETRGRAPLIVFSSDHGEEFREHGRVGHGSDVTSSQLHVPMVIIDERMPPGRVETLTGHIDVVPTLFSLLGDAHDPALFGDGASMLTPDPTRYLLATVGWEPRYALIGQSLKVVFGPAQPGTLITTPDDRPLLDASSRFAAEVPRLLRRLRDGGSAPSTPGSTPASGP; from the coding sequence ATGGAAACCGGTTCACCGCGCGCTTACCTTCTTCCCGCCCTGGGCTGGTGCTTGCTCCACGGCCTGGGCGCCCTGCCGCTCTTCGGCGCCGAGCTGCTGCGGGCCATCGAGCGCGCCCCGGCGGACCCGCGCGCCGCGCTGGCCGTGGGGGCGTTCGTGCAGGCGCTCTTCCTGGGGCTGGTGGCCTTCACCGCGACGCTCCCGTTCCTCGTGCTGCGGCGCGGGTACGTGTGGGCGGCCTCGCTCGTCACGGCCCTGCTGCTGGCCTTCCTGGTGCTGGATTCCCTGGTCCACGCCTCCATGGGCTTCCACGTGAATGGGCTGGTCATCGCGGTGGCGATGCAGGCCTCGGCGATCGGGGAGACGGGGCTGCGGCGGGAAGAGGTGGTGGAGATCGCCGCCATCGGGGCCGTGGTGCTGGCGGTGGATGTGTGGGTGGGCGCGTGGGTGATGCGCCGGTTCGCCACGCCGCGCGGCCCGTGGCGCTGGGTGCTGGGGCTCGTGCTGCTCTGGGGCGCGGAGCGGGTCACCACCGCCTACCTGCTCTTCTCGGCCGGGGAGTCCGTCCAGGCCGCGGCCACCATTCTTCCCCTCCAGCCGCCCGTGCGCATGAACCGCATTCTGGCGTCGCTCACCGGCCGCCCGGCCTCGCAGGGGCTGCGCTTCGGGGCGACGCCTCAGGCAGGCACGTCCGCGGCGAAGGTGGCGCCCTCCGAGGTGCGCTTCACCCGGCGCCCCGACGTGGTGCTCTTCCTGGCCGAGAGCCTGCGCGCCGACTTCTTCACCCCGGAGGTCATGCCGCTCATGAGCCGGCGCGCCGAAGGGGGCACCACCTTCCTGCGCCACTACAGCGCGGCCAGCTCCACGGACTACTCGCTCTTCAGCCTGTTCTACTCGCTGGATGCCCAGCGGCGGGACGCGGTGATGGGCGCGGGGCAGACGCCGCTGCTCTTTCCCGTGCTGCGCCAGAATGGCTACCGGGTGGCCCTGCTCGCCGCGTCCTCGGTGGACTGGATGGGGCTGAAGGACACGGTGTTCCGCGATGTCCGCGACGGGTTGATTACCAACTACGAGGGGAAGCACCGGGTCAAGGATGCCGCGATGGTGGAGGATGCCCGGCGCATTCTCCGGGACACGCCGGCGGATCAGCCGCTGTTCCTCTTCGTCTTCTTCGTGGGAACGCACTTCAACTACGACTATCCGCCCCGGGCCGCGGTGTTCTCGCCGGCGTGGGACGGGAAGGGCTCCCTGTCCGCCACGCAGATTCCCGCCGGACAGCTGCGCGCCCGGGCCCAGAACGCCGCCTACGAGGTGGACCTGAAGATCGACGAGCTGCTCACCGAGATGGAGGAGACCCGGGGGCGGGCACCGCTCATCGTCTTCAGCTCCGACCACGGCGAGGAGTTCCGGGAGCATGGCCGGGTGGGCCATGGCTCGGACGTGACCAGCTCCCAGCTCCATGTCCCCATGGTCATCATCGACGAGCGGATGCCTCCGGGCCGGGTCGAGACCCTCACGGGCCACATCGACGTGGTGCCCACGCTCTTCTCGCTCCTGGGGGATGCGCATGACCCGGCGCTGTTCGGGGATGGCGCCTCCATGCTCACCCCGGACCCCACGCGCTACCTGCTGGCCACCGTGGGCTGGGAGCCCCGCTATGCGCTGATTGGCCAGTCCCTCAAGGTGGTGTTCGGCCCTGCCCAGCCGGGCACGCTCATCACCACCCCGGATGACCGGCCGCTGCTGGATGCAAGCAGCCGCTTCGCCGCCGAGGTGCCCCGGCTCCTGCGCCGGTTGCGCGACGGGGGAAGTGCGCCGTCCACTCCCGGTTCCACCCCTGCCTCCGGGCCGTGA
- a CDS encoding DMT family transporter, whose amino-acid sequence MLRPRLYLLGAAALWSTAGAAIKLSHLDAFQLSSGRSLIAAAVLFLLFPESRRRPTPRMLGVAAAYAATVVLFIFANKLTTSANAIFLQDTAPLYVLLLSPLVLRERPSRGELAAVPIFLLGLSLFFLDQLSPGQFQGNLVALGSGVAFAITILGMRAASTEGSAILFYGNLIAGFGLLTPALSGPAPTLLDAGLLAFLGIFQLGLGYAFFQRGLRDVPAVEASLLVLLEPVLNPVWAFIFAGEQPGPWALVGGAIILLATAWRTVVGVRGTGAAPTKVSAQGKA is encoded by the coding sequence ATGCTCCGTCCCCGACTCTACCTGCTAGGTGCCGCCGCGCTCTGGTCCACGGCGGGCGCCGCCATCAAGCTGTCCCACCTCGACGCCTTCCAGCTCTCCTCCGGGCGGTCCTTGATTGCCGCCGCGGTGCTCTTCCTCCTCTTCCCCGAGAGCCGCCGCCGCCCCACCCCGCGGATGCTCGGCGTGGCGGCGGCGTATGCGGCCACGGTGGTGCTGTTCATCTTCGCCAACAAGCTCACCACCTCCGCCAACGCCATCTTCCTGCAGGACACCGCCCCCCTCTATGTCCTGCTGCTCTCGCCGCTGGTGCTCCGGGAGCGGCCCTCGCGGGGCGAGCTGGCCGCGGTGCCCATCTTCCTGCTCGGATTGAGCCTGTTCTTCCTCGACCAGCTCTCCCCGGGACAGTTCCAGGGCAACCTCGTCGCGCTGGGCTCGGGCGTGGCCTTCGCGATCACGATCCTCGGCATGCGCGCGGCGAGCACCGAGGGCTCCGCCATCCTGTTCTATGGCAACCTGATCGCCGGCTTCGGCCTCCTGACACCCGCCCTGTCCGGCCCCGCGCCCACCCTCCTGGACGCCGGACTGCTCGCCTTCCTCGGTATCTTCCAGCTCGGCCTGGGCTATGCCTTCTTTCAACGGGGGCTGCGTGACGTGCCCGCCGTGGAGGCCTCGCTGCTGGTCCTCCTGGAGCCCGTGCTCAACCCCGTGTGGGCCTTCATCTTCGCCGGCGAGCAACCCGGCCCCTGGGCCCTCGTCGGAGGCGCCATCATCCTGCTGGCCACCGCGTGGCGCACCGTGGTGGGGGTGCGCGGCACCGGGGCGGCCCCCACCAAGGTCTCCGCGCAGGGGAAGGCCTAG
- a CDS encoding cytochrome P450: protein MRPPLNLMAPDVRANPYPLYAQLRRGPVCQVEPGGMWAVSRYDDVVTVLKDTRRFSSVGLGRGFLPPWLARNPVAHSLVMKDPPEHTRLRGLVSKAFSGPALQRLEAQVRTLAEELAEATVQQREVDFTAAFALPLPVRVLNLLFGLDPERWPDMRRWAEDLLSIPASQPTPERREDIRRSIQEMEACFQVLIATRRARPGEDLVSELVRAQSMTEDELMSFLFSLLPAGFETTAHLLSNTLLVLAQHPDELERVREDPRRIPLLIEEVLRYEPPAQSSLRLVTEDTDLGGVRIPRGALVAVLLGAALRDEQRFTEADRFHPGREAQAHLPFGHGIHFCLGAMLARMEARLGLEALFRRIRGVSLTRQEVQWSQSYIARGPLSLPLRWEPRVET from the coding sequence ATGCGTCCTCCCTTGAACCTGATGGCCCCCGACGTGCGGGCCAACCCCTACCCGCTCTATGCACAGCTCCGGCGAGGCCCGGTGTGCCAGGTGGAGCCGGGAGGCATGTGGGCCGTCAGCCGGTATGACGACGTGGTGACGGTCCTCAAGGACACCCGCCGCTTCTCCTCCGTGGGCCTGGGCCGGGGGTTTCTGCCGCCCTGGTTGGCGCGAAACCCCGTGGCCCACTCGCTGGTGATGAAGGATCCGCCAGAGCACACCCGGCTGCGGGGCCTGGTCAGCAAGGCCTTCAGCGGCCCGGCCCTCCAGCGGCTGGAGGCCCAGGTGCGCACCCTCGCGGAGGAACTCGCGGAGGCCACGGTCCAGCAGCGGGAGGTGGACTTCACCGCCGCCTTCGCCCTGCCACTTCCCGTCCGGGTGCTCAACCTGCTGTTCGGGCTGGACCCGGAACGGTGGCCGGACATGCGGCGGTGGGCGGAGGATCTGCTCAGCATTCCCGCGAGCCAACCCACCCCGGAACGCAGGGAGGACATCCGCCGCAGCATCCAGGAGATGGAGGCGTGCTTCCAGGTGCTCATCGCCACGCGCCGGGCCCGGCCCGGGGAGGATCTCGTGAGCGAGCTGGTCCGCGCCCAGAGCATGACGGAGGACGAGCTCATGAGCTTCCTCTTCAGCCTGTTGCCCGCCGGCTTCGAGACGACGGCCCACCTGCTCTCCAACACCCTGCTCGTGTTGGCCCAGCATCCGGACGAGCTGGAGCGCGTGAGGGAGGACCCGCGCCGCATCCCCCTCCTCATCGAGGAGGTGCTGCGCTACGAGCCACCGGCCCAGTCCAGCCTCCGGCTGGTGACCGAGGACACGGACCTGGGCGGCGTGCGCATCCCCCGGGGAGCCCTCGTCGCCGTCCTGCTGGGCGCGGCGCTCCGGGATGAGCAACGCTTCACGGAGGCGGACCGCTTCCACCCCGGCCGGGAAGCCCAGGCCCACCTGCCCTTCGGCCATGGCATCCATTTCTGCCTGGGGGCGATGCTGGCCCGCATGGAAGCCCGCCTGGGGTTGGAAGCCCTCTTCCGACGCATCCGCGGCGTCTCACTCACCCGGCAGGAGGTGCAGTGGTCCCAGTCATACATCGCGCGGGGCCCCCTGAGCCTCCCGCTCCGGTGGGAGCCCCGCGTGGAAACCTGA
- a CDS encoding S8 family serine peptidase: MKKSSVFAALMLLSACGTGPLDEGAPQSEPGVDAASLESSGRYLVAFKNRPGAAEHALLKQMGANLRKDFSELNVAAVEMKPSKMAALMRSNLIETIEEDAIRMPLGLATSQLTPSTGNGLYGLITTQATAVHARGITGAGIKIGVADTGLDYTHPDIAPIYKGGIDTVSNDSDPWWNNDVNETHGTHVAGTIVAAHNSAGVYGVAYGAQLYHARVLGPNGGTTSDIMDGVRWLVETAGCKIVNLSLGGGTKSRIEENFYKEMRTKGALIVAATGNDGASKVSFPAGYATNIAVGAVDVNNALATFSNRGTNIDVVAPGVMVLSSVPGGTGSEASVSTSATFMGLGFEFAGRTAGITQTIVHCGLGQVGECPASVSGNIALIQRGTINFSDKVLNAMNQGAVAAILYNNVAGEFSGTLGTATTADGRAWVPTIGVSDTTGASLKAQAGASGTVVNQASAWDLYDGTSMATPHVSGVLGLIWSSKPALTNSQVETHLFNTATNLGAAGYDTTYGYGLVNASAAVKAASGL, from the coding sequence ATGAAGAAGTCGTCCGTGTTTGCCGCGTTGATGCTGTTGTCCGCCTGCGGGACCGGTCCCCTGGATGAGGGAGCCCCTCAATCCGAGCCCGGTGTGGATGCCGCCTCGCTGGAGTCCTCGGGCCGCTACCTGGTGGCCTTCAAGAACCGGCCGGGGGCCGCCGAGCACGCGCTGCTCAAGCAGATGGGCGCCAACCTTCGCAAGGACTTCTCCGAGCTGAACGTGGCCGCCGTGGAGATGAAGCCGTCGAAGATGGCCGCGCTGATGCGCTCCAACCTCATCGAGACCATCGAAGAGGACGCCATCCGCATGCCGCTGGGGCTCGCCACCAGCCAGCTCACCCCGTCCACGGGCAACGGCCTCTACGGCCTCATCACCACCCAGGCCACCGCGGTGCACGCCCGGGGCATCACCGGCGCCGGCATCAAGATTGGCGTGGCGGATACCGGCCTGGACTACACCCACCCGGACATCGCCCCCATTTACAAGGGCGGCATCGACACGGTCAGCAATGACTCGGATCCGTGGTGGAACAACGACGTGAACGAGACGCACGGCACCCACGTGGCGGGCACCATCGTGGCGGCTCACAACAGCGCGGGCGTCTACGGCGTGGCCTACGGCGCCCAGCTGTACCACGCGCGCGTGCTCGGCCCCAACGGCGGGACGACCTCGGACATCATGGACGGCGTGCGCTGGCTGGTGGAGACGGCCGGCTGCAAGATCGTCAACCTGAGCCTGGGTGGCGGCACGAAGTCGCGCATCGAGGAGAACTTCTACAAGGAGATGCGCACCAAGGGCGCCCTCATCGTCGCGGCCACGGGCAATGACGGAGCCTCGAAGGTCTCCTTCCCGGCTGGCTACGCCACCAACATCGCCGTGGGCGCGGTGGATGTGAACAACGCCCTGGCCACCTTCTCCAACCGGGGCACCAACATCGACGTGGTGGCGCCGGGCGTGATGGTGCTCTCGTCGGTGCCCGGCGGGACGGGCAGCGAGGCGTCGGTGTCCACCTCCGCCACCTTCATGGGCCTGGGCTTCGAGTTCGCGGGCCGCACGGCGGGCATCACCCAGACGATCGTCCACTGTGGCCTCGGCCAGGTTGGGGAGTGCCCCGCCTCGGTGAGCGGCAACATCGCCCTCATCCAGCGCGGGACGATCAACTTCTCGGACAAGGTGCTGAACGCGATGAACCAGGGGGCCGTGGCGGCCATCCTCTACAACAACGTCGCGGGGGAATTCAGTGGCACCCTGGGCACGGCCACCACCGCCGACGGCCGCGCGTGGGTCCCCACCATCGGCGTGTCCGACACCACCGGTGCCAGCCTCAAGGCCCAGGCGGGCGCCAGCGGCACGGTGGTGAACCAGGCCTCGGCGTGGGACTTGTATGACGGCACCTCGATGGCCACCCCGCACGTGTCGGGTGTCCTGGGCCTCATCTGGTCCTCGAAGCCCGCGCTCACCAACAGCCAGGTGGAGACCCACCTCTTCAACACGGCGACGAACCTGGGCGCCGCGGGCTACGACACCACCTACGGCTACGGGCTCGTGAACGCGAGCGCCGCGGTCAAGGCGGCCTCCGGCCTGTAG
- a CDS encoding caspase family protein, translating into MKRFIPILLAVLTACASPSATSREKGGLVPLRLDATDLSRAYTPRRFALLVGVSSFDDPQWRGLRYSAKDATDLAAVLGDPARGHFDQVRVLTRPEETTREAILAALRKLKREATRPDDVVLVYLSAHGTLARDGRGELSRYLVTRDASYRAIPQTALAMDALKAEFEQLPSRRRLLVLATCHSGSGKSLLPQELEVELAGIKSGFYARPMEESSRASMVFAASDWGETAREDESLRNDIYTHFLIEGLGGAADRNADGAVTATEAHDYSRRRTFAFTEGRQRPSAEILEVGADPILLSGHLRRTGQPELFSYHPRLDGFTLKVDGEPRLELPGGAAVGPGRRTVELTKGGAVLVRRELDVAPGERLPLERLLSDALPRRSLSLVGGVFSFVDGARRRTVLPPAPQAGVVLRLEDAPLQNLGLLADLSLGRGRRALQVAQGSEVPFGYTTLTVGAAVPYLWRWERLTLFAGPRVAALYLRRSFDVEAFSGAQRYFTVSPGVVGGVVWRLGERLELTSQAQLMLTYVVVDGQGQAVGFTGGHAGVGYRF; encoded by the coding sequence GTGAAGCGCTTCATCCCCATCCTGCTCGCCGTGCTCACCGCCTGCGCGAGCCCGTCCGCCACGTCCCGGGAGAAGGGGGGCCTCGTCCCCCTCCGGCTCGACGCAACGGACCTGTCGCGCGCCTACACCCCCCGGCGGTTCGCGTTGCTGGTGGGGGTGTCCTCTTTCGATGATCCGCAGTGGCGCGGCCTGCGCTACTCCGCGAAGGACGCCACGGATCTGGCGGCGGTGCTGGGAGATCCGGCACGGGGCCACTTCGATCAGGTGCGCGTCCTCACGCGCCCGGAGGAGACCACGCGCGAGGCCATCCTCGCGGCCCTGCGGAAGCTCAAGCGGGAGGCCACCCGGCCCGATGACGTGGTGCTGGTGTACCTGTCCGCCCACGGCACGCTGGCGCGCGATGGCCGGGGCGAGCTGAGCCGCTACCTCGTCACGCGGGATGCCTCCTACCGCGCCATCCCCCAGACGGCGCTCGCCATGGACGCGCTCAAGGCGGAGTTCGAGCAGTTGCCCAGCCGGCGGCGGCTGCTGGTGCTGGCCACGTGCCACAGCGGCAGCGGCAAGTCGCTCCTGCCCCAGGAGCTGGAGGTGGAGCTGGCCGGCATCAAGTCCGGCTTCTACGCGCGGCCGATGGAGGAGTCCTCCCGGGCCTCCATGGTGTTCGCCGCGAGCGACTGGGGCGAGACGGCGCGCGAGGACGAGAGCCTGCGGAACGACATCTATACGCACTTCCTCATCGAGGGCCTGGGCGGCGCCGCGGACCGCAACGCGGACGGCGCCGTCACCGCCACCGAGGCCCACGACTATTCGCGCCGCCGCACCTTCGCCTTCACCGAGGGCCGGCAGCGGCCGTCGGCGGAGATCCTCGAGGTGGGCGCGGACCCCATCCTCCTCTCCGGGCACCTGCGCCGCACGGGCCAGCCCGAGCTGTTCTCCTACCACCCGCGGCTGGACGGCTTCACGCTCAAGGTGGACGGCGAGCCGCGCCTGGAGCTGCCCGGCGGCGCGGCGGTGGGGCCCGGCCGGCGCACGGTGGAGCTCACCAAGGGCGGCGCGGTCCTCGTCCGGCGCGAGCTCGACGTGGCGCCCGGAGAGCGGCTGCCCCTGGAGCGGCTGCTGTCGGACGCCCTGCCCCGGCGGTCGCTGTCGCTCGTGGGCGGCGTGTTCTCCTTCGTGGATGGCGCCCGGAGGCGCACCGTCCTGCCCCCGGCGCCCCAGGCCGGCGTGGTGCTGCGGCTGGAGGACGCGCCCCTCCAGAACCTGGGGCTGCTCGCCGACCTGAGCCTGGGCCGGGGGCGGCGCGCGCTCCAGGTGGCCCAGGGCAGCGAGGTCCCCTTCGGCTACACCACGCTCACGGTGGGTGCGGCGGTGCCGTACCTGTGGCGCTGGGAGCGGCTGACGCTTTTCGCGGGGCCCCGTGTGGCCGCGCTGTACCTGCGCAGGTCCTTTGACGTGGAGGCGTTTTCCGGCGCTCAGCGCTACTTCACCGTCAGCCCGGGGGTGGTGGGAGGCGTGGTGTGGCGCCTGGGCGAGCGGCTGGAGCTCACGTCTCAAGCGCAGCTGATGCTGACGTATGTGGTGGTGGACGGACAGGGCCAGGCCGTGGGCTTCACGGGTGGACACGCTGGAGTGGGGTACCGCTTCTGA
- a CDS encoding serine hydrolase domain-containing protein: MNTGMCRMGWGLWLVLWLSGCATSAAHRRMVGEVDALTARPDFHGVVLVAAGRGQAPYLRAHGMANAEAGVAATAATRYQIGSVSKWLTSIVVLRLVEQGKLGLDTPIGQWLPFLPEETRERVRLRHLLSNTSGIPNGVMEAYKKDRSMALRQMTAAEASLTYGSGALQSVPGAVWDYSLTNWVLVRALLEQANGKSFEQTVEEELLGPLKLKDTGLPAGSFADVPGAAMGYTALQPVPRRKLEPVPAYAAASGTFYSTAEDLRRIAEAIDGGGFLSADSVRELSTVTVPEARYALGGRVETVLLGGRSREVAWETGQLGAFKSVVAHVPGGGATVVILNNTDLPQSELGAVAQRLLQALEPH, from the coding sequence ATGAACACGGGCATGTGCCGGATGGGGTGGGGACTGTGGCTGGTCCTGTGGCTGTCGGGCTGCGCCACGAGTGCGGCCCACCGCCGCATGGTGGGGGAGGTGGACGCGCTGACGGCGAGGCCGGACTTCCACGGCGTCGTGCTGGTGGCCGCCGGGCGGGGGCAAGCGCCGTATCTTCGCGCCCACGGCATGGCCAACGCCGAGGCCGGCGTGGCCGCCACGGCGGCGACGCGCTACCAGATCGGCTCTGTTTCCAAGTGGCTGACGTCGATCGTCGTCTTGCGCTTGGTAGAGCAGGGAAAGCTCGGCCTCGACACGCCCATCGGGCAGTGGCTGCCCTTCCTGCCGGAGGAGACGCGGGAGCGGGTGCGGCTTCGCCACCTGCTGTCGAACACGAGCGGCATTCCCAACGGCGTCATGGAGGCCTACAAGAAGGACCGGAGCATGGCGCTCCGGCAGATGACCGCCGCGGAGGCCTCGCTCACCTACGGCTCGGGGGCGCTGCAATCCGTGCCTGGGGCCGTCTGGGATTACTCCCTCACCAACTGGGTGCTGGTGAGGGCCCTCCTCGAGCAGGCCAACGGCAAGTCCTTCGAGCAGACCGTGGAGGAGGAGCTGCTCGGGCCGCTGAAGCTGAAGGACACGGGCCTTCCCGCCGGGAGCTTCGCGGACGTGCCGGGGGCTGCCATGGGGTACACCGCCCTGCAGCCGGTTCCCCGGCGCAAGCTGGAGCCGGTGCCTGCCTATGCGGCGGCCTCGGGCACCTTCTACAGCACCGCGGAGGACCTGCGCCGCATCGCCGAGGCCATTGATGGGGGCGGCTTCCTGTCGGCGGACTCCGTACGGGAGCTGTCGACGGTCACCGTGCCCGAGGCCCGCTATGCGCTCGGCGGCCGTGTCGAGACGGTGCTGCTGGGTGGCCGGAGCCGGGAAGTGGCGTGGGAGACCGGCCAGCTGGGGGCCTTCAAGTCCGTCGTGGCCCACGTGCCGGGGGGGGGCGCCACCGTCGTGATTCTCAACAACACGGACCTCCCGCAGTCCGAGCTGGGGGCGGTCGCTCAGCGCCTCTTGCAGGCGCTCGAGCCACATTAA